The stretch of DNA AGACTGCATTTTCTCTGCCTTCAGCTCACTGATCTTCCATATATCAGTTTGGGGTAACTCTTTCTTTTGAAGTTGTCACACAGAGCCTTGGCTCACACAATGCACCTATCCACAATCCtctctttcaaaaataaatttttaaaaacatatctAACTTTCAAACTTCTTGCATCATCATGAGGAACTGGACATGCACAAGAAATTTCTGgacagcattttcttttaaaagtttctGTGAAACTCTGTGCAATACATAAGGGAATCTAGCATATATTTTTAGATATactaaaaagataaaagaactgctaTCTAAATGAAGCATATAGggcatttatttcattttgtatAGCAGACAGAATCTTACAAATCACTCAAAAAAGACTATTTCTATCATAAATGCCTCTAAATTTTCTGCAAGATTAAAACAAACACACTTTCATATTTATCTTTGATTTCACCTTGTCAGTAGTCATAGAGTTCCATTAGTACTATCTCTATACAACAGATTTAAATAGATTTAAACAGgctgaataataaaaaaatatccaagagtatattaaaattatatttgtatctaccaagggaaaaaaacctaagtAAGCATCTTTAAATCATCATCATAATTTCTGTACATCTCAGCTATCTTCTTTGGAAGCCTCAAAGTAGAACTGAGAGATGTGATGCTACTGTCACTATCTTAAAGTATGGtcattttatcattttaaagGATACCTACTGAATACAGTCCTAGAGAGCACAAGGGGGTTATCACGCAATTGAAGGGTAGCACATGTTAATACACTTTGCTAAACCAAGATTATTATTAGCCAATCCTGGTATCTAAAACCATTGGTGAGTTTTCTCCATGGACTCTGGTATATTTCTCTAACCagtaatataatttaatataacaTAAGTTACAGAATGCTTTCTGTTTAGTTCTACCCTCTAGGTGGAACATTAAACTTGAGTAATTATAAGGCTTCCATATTTTATTGACCTGCAGAACGGGAATTACTCATATTGTTCCATTCTTATATAATGGGAACAAATCTCCTGGTATGATAAATGCTTCATAATAAATGTCAATACAATGCAAGGGCAAAAAGTCAGTACTTGTACATGAAAATCTAATAGTTGAGcctgtgtttttttccattttgtgatCACCTTTTCCCTATTTCAGTTATCAGGCAAAAGGACCATCCAGTAACTGGAATTCAATACCAACCAGCCCTAAAGAGGAAAGTTCATGCTTTTGAAATATATTCCTCCAACAAAGGACTTGAGAGAGGAGATATATCAGTAAAAATAGGTATGTAGATGGAAGATAACCATAACCTGGAAAGGAGTGAAAGCCCAGGGAGTGGTGAGAAAGCTGGGGGGAATAGTGATGAGGAAAATCTCTGAAACCTTCCatgcaaaagcagcacaaagggGTCTATCTCAAGTGTCTGAACACAAACACTTGTAGCTTGGGAACCAACCAGCAGGGACTGAAGTCCATGCACAGGTACAGTGCTGCAATTTCACTGGGACTCCAGAGATGCAGGGAGATTGCACTCCTTCTGTTGCATGTGCTATGGAAGGTTCCAGAATATTTAAGCATGACAGCCCAGAAAGGTGAGGATGGCCTGCACTCTATGCAAAATCATTCCTGAATGCATGGAGCTTTGCATTGAAATAGGTGACAAGTCAATCTAGAGCTTATTTGTAATGATTAGAAGCCAGACCTATGAGCATTACATTGTGGTAGGGATCTTCTGCAGACTGCTTGATCTGTTTGATCAAGAAGAGATGGTGGATGAAACCTTTGGGCAGCTGAAGGAAGCTTTGCTCTTGCCTATCCTGGTCACTCATGAGAGACTTTAACTTCTGCCTGCCAGAAAATATGGCTGGGCATGAACAATCCAAGAGATTTCTAAAGTATGTTGAAGACAATTTCTTGGTCCAGCTGAGTGACAAGTGGTCTAGAGAATGTGTTCTTCAACAGGTGAAGGAATGTGAACTTGAGTGAATGTCAGCTTGAATGGCTTTGGTTACTGCAGCCACgaaaatgagaaaatggaaaattcaaaATCTGGACAGAATAAAATTGGACAAACTATAGAAGAAAAAACCCTGAACTTGCTAGCAGATTTTGGCTAATTTAGAGACCTCTTTAACAGGATCTCACAGTAGACAGCCCTGGAGGACAAAGGGGCCAAGGAGAACTGGTTAATCTTCAAGGACAAGCTACTCCATTACTTTTGAGCCTCAGTTTTTACAACTAAGGCTTGTCTGAAGGCTTCCCAGGTGTCTGGCTGGAGCCTGTGAGCAGTCTGTGAGAGTGAAACAATACCCATTGTAGAAGGAATTAATGTCAGGGAGCACCTGAGGAAATGGGATGAGACAGGATGCATCCAAGAGGAAGAAAGCTGTCTCTTGTCATTGAGAGGACTCGCTCATTTTTAAAGGTCATGACAGTCAGAGGAGATTCCTAATGACTGGATGATAGGAAATGTCACATCCATTCTCAGGAAATGGAAGAAGATCCAAGAAACTACAGGCCAGCCAACTCCACTTGAGTCCCTGGGAAGGTTATATAGCAAATCCTCCGTGAAGCCCTGTCCAAGCACACAAAGGATGAAAAAATGTCAGCGAACAGCCAGCATGAGTCTATCAAGGGCAAAGTATTCCTCACTAATTTGATAGTTTTCTATTATGAAATTACTAGATCTATTGATATGGGGAGAAAAGCAGCCCTTGCATCACCAACTTGACTATCCTGAagcatttttgtttgaaattctCAAGGGTATTTTACCTATGGTAATTTTCAAAAGCCTGTGTGTAAATATTGGTGTATCTGGGCTAGAACACTGGATGTACACTTCACTAAGAAGTGACTACAAatgatataaaattatttttttatatacttaACACTAGAATTAGCCTATAAATTGATGATTATATTAAGAAACATAATTTCTGGATGAAATACCAATGTTATTCTTAGATTGATttattataagaaaaatttgcataaaacatttcctttcctaAGGAATTATTAATTAAAGCAAAGATTGTTCTTCCATCAAGGAAGAGTAAtgaaaaaacataaaagaaaattaatggaagcaagataaaattaaaatgttaaactgagaaaaaaatggacaaatacaaaataatgaTTGCATTCTTAAGCACCTTTCAAATTAAAGCTCTTAAAAATATCGAGAAATTTAGTGAGGTGTTTTTAGAACTCAAGTGGCTACTGAAGGAATAAAGGAAGTTGTAAACAATATAGGATTAAAATATATTGTTGTTGACAGCTCCAAGCTTATAATAACAACAAAACCCTCCTCCTAGACTGGTGAAGGTTTGAAGCCTGTTTATCAAAATTAATTGAGACTGAATATATCATTTTTCCCTAGTACTGCAGAAAACCAATGAGAACTTCACTGATTATCTCTGAATCTTACTAAACTCCATTTTCAAAGTACTTAAGAACACAAGTCTCTAGTTTTCATCAGGAAGATTTGTCACCCAAATAGTCACAGCACTTGAAAAAAATCTATCTTCTTGGTATAAATTAGAATTTGTAGAAAGAGTTTGTTGCTCTTATATTTAATCCCTGGCATTTACAGATATTTAAGTcttgaaaattttgaaattcaCCTTAAAGACCCAAAACCTAACAACAAActccaaacccaaaacaaaaaccaaaacaacaacaaaaataagcCAAAAAACTATCATATGAAAGGTGAACAGTTCAAATTCTCAGTGTATGACATAAATATAAGAATTCCTCATGCAGGTTCAATGTATTTGGGCCAATATCCTGAACCATGGTCACAGCAGATTACTGAGATGAAAGcacaaaacctcaaaaattGAGGTAAACAGCCCTGAGAAATGGCTTGAAAACAAACCCACCCTTAAGTGCAAACTAAACCTGTGAGTCTGGTGGGCACTGGATGGCTTTCCCTGGTCTGGCTGTGTATGTGTTCCAGTTGTTCAGCACAcaggaagctggaaaagaccaGCTTCTTTTCCTAGATTGAGTTCATCTTCCAAGATTAACTTAAATACAAAAAGGTTCTGCCTGATGCTGTTTTCCTGAACCCATGAGAATCTCCTAACAAGGAGATTCTCACAAGATCAGTGAGAAATTGGTCCATATAGTTTCCCACATTTAATCATAATGAAAATCAGTAGACCACAGTCAGTAAAAtctaacaaacaaacaaaaagagatAGAACATTAAATCTTCAAAGTATTTGTGAACTTCCTAGTTTGATGATCCAGTACATGACTGCATATTATATACAATCTTCCATGAAAATGCCCATTTCATCTGTTCTAATGTTTTACTTTTCTTCCAACACAGGGATCCCACGTaccccagctgtgcctcctcAGATCTGTACAACACCGATTCAGACTATCCAAAAATTTCAACTGTTCCAGCTGTCACAGAAAATAACTGGGGCCAGCTGAATGTCAGGATGCAAGTAGTTACTATTATATTACTACTTCTTCTTTGTAATGCATCTGACTGTAGGAGGACAAGGAATAGGAGTTTGAGAAACAATGGAAGGGAAAACATCTTAAGGAGAGCATCTAGCACTGTTAAGCGCAATGCCCAAGGCTTAACATGTGATATTTACACTTATCTTCATGAGAAATACTTAGATtgtcaggaaagaaaattgGTTTTTGTGGCACCTGATTGGCCAGAGGATATAAAGCACATGCTGCTAGCAAGAAACAGGATTCGTAAATTAAAGAATAATATGTTTTCCAAGTACAAAGTACTGAAAAGTCTGGATTTACAACAGAATGACATATCAAAAATTGAGAGTGAGGCTTTTTATGGTTTGGATAAACTTACCACACTCTTACTTCAGCATAACCAAATTAAGATTTTATCTGaggagatttttatttatacacCCAGTCTAAACTACCTGCGTCTCTATGACAATCCCTGGCATTGCAGCTGTGAACTAGAAACTCTTGTTACAATGCTACAGGTTCCAACAaacaggaatttgggaaattATGCCAAATGTGTGCACCCAATAgaactgaaaaatcaaaagCTAAAGCAGATAAAAGCTGATGAGCTATGTAGTGAAAAGGACAGGCAGGATCCCAAAAACATAAAACGGGAGAAGCCTGAGCCTGTCAAACCAGAATTTGATTCCTCTTTGTGCCACATGTATGTGTTTCCCGTGACAACTCTgaactgcaaaagaaaaggtttgtatctattgttataaatgaattaatgattttaatgttatatttatttaatcCTTACTACGTTTATTCATACATTGTTTAGCACAAATGAACTTGGTACTAGTACttgctttaaactgaaatataactgaaatttttaactgaaatttaaactgaaattgttgtttttctcttgtaaCTACAGCAGTAAGTAGGAATTCTGCATTTtacctctgctctgcagcccaaATTCCACAGGTATTCCTTAGTGCTGTAATGTAAGAATCTAACAGAAAACAACAGGAATAAAACTAAGTATATTACTTAAGTTACCAGTCTGACTGTACAACTGTAAACATACTAATCTGTCAAATTACAGCTGTGCTGAAACTGTTGAACTGATACAGGATAGCACAGTGTGTCTTTTTTTCCGTCCATTGTACAAACACAAAGATAGCAATAACTTTGACAAAAGTGAGCTGTGAAGCAGGACTAGACCAGCCAGCTGTGTTTTCAATGCCCAGAGGAACCTGATTGCAAAGGAAAGTCTTTGCATCCTCACATTCGCTGCACAAGATTTCTTCTACTAAAGGAACAAATGGTATGTTTTTGTTCACGAAGAAATATCTCCTCTGTGTTCTtcctcccagcacccagcaaaCAATTCAAAGTTGAAGGGACTTCAAGAAACGTTTTTCAGACACTTGGATCCATTCCATCCCTAAATCTTTCTCAGGCCCCTAAGAGCCACAGTTAAGCCTTAAGGGTAAACCAGATGGGGTATATATCAACACAAAAATGCACATTATTTGTCCTTTATATTTCCCATATTTTATCCCAtgacaaaacaaagcaaacaattCAGAGGAAAATCATTCTTCAATGAGAAGGATTGCTTGAAGCAGCTGACATTGTGAGACCTTTTTCACCATTTTAGCAGAACTTAGCTTGCATGTTTTGTTCAGCTGAACTACTATTTGCTTTAAGAGTAACTTTTTTATGTAAAAACATCTTTGATTTTATGTAAAAACATCAGTGTGCCCTTACTCTTGTACCCTTATGCCAgagaaaactcagaaaaagcaaagaattcAGTATTAGGAGATAATATCTAAATATCAATTATTTCAGTCATGGTTTATCTACTATATATGTCACAAAAATGGTCTGtgttctttactttttttcacGCTGTTAATTTCTTTCTTGTCCCTCTGTctcaattttctctttcttttaccATGCAGTTactacatatttttattaatgatttatttttcttttattatgtttttaatattCACCTATCTTACCTTTCCTTGTAGATAGGATCTTATTATAGATTATTATCTTAATTATCCTTCATAGGATCTTAATTATATCACTATTACTAGTCAGTAAACTGTAATTGAACAAAACCTAGGCATAAATAATAATCCTGATATAAGCAAAGACTGACTTTATAGTTCTCCCCACTTAGTGGTATCAAAGAGATGAGCTGCATACATAAATATACTCAtaaacttctggaaaaaaaaaattactttttttcctaagtttATAGAATCATTCAATGTGGTCTGATCTGCATGGGAGTTTCAAAGGAGTTTGTGGTATTTgaagacataatttttttttctttaatattaataatgGAGGAATAAAATTAGTTCAACTGCTACAAGAGGATACTAGAGGCCACAGGGACTCCCTCTTTCAGGTGAAGAACTAAATACATCAATCCAGAACTTCCTGCATTACTAGCATGGACACACTGACTATGTTTCAATACTTTTTTGGAAGTACTAGATGTACTGTGCATATGCTTGACAGATGGATGCAGCTATTCCATGCATATTTGGTATTCCCAAACATGGTAATCTTTGATGAAAGCATTGTACTTACTGTCTCTGTATATGAATATTGTCCAGCAGATGCACAATTTCACTGGAATTTTAATCAGAAATAGGAGAATAATGCACACAGAATCCAGGGAAAACACAAACATTTCTCTAAATCTGCATGTACAAGAAttcagaatagaaaaaaaaaagcgcATCAGTTGTCAAACCAGTAAGATGACATGAAAATCTGCAATCCGTTATTCCTTTACAGTGGAGGGAATGGAATGACAAGCACTCACTCTACCACTACTATGTCTAAAGAGGTATGACAACAGGTCAGGAACTTTCAGTTAATGTCAGAAAGCCCATGAAAGAAAcatcttaaaaatacatttctctatcttcatgttctctttttttttttttggtaattcaTTTATATCTCATCAGACCAACGATATATCAGACCTTGTGGTACTCCAGAATGAAATACTCTATGCCCTTGATTCTGTTTTacaaacaaacatacaaacaaaaccaaaaccaaaacaaaaggccaaaaaaaaaaaataaggaagccAAAGCATTTTGTCTGCATTGCTGCAAAGCACTTATATTTTCAAGGACGGttgaaaaaaacctgctttctaGTACTGCCAAACTCTTCAAGTCTCTAAATTCAAGCATTATTTGCATTCATTTGGGGATAAATAGGCCCTGAAACTTTGACATCTGCAGAAGCAGGAAGCAATCCAACCACAGCAAGCTGGAGTAGTtataatatttatgtatttataatacCAAAGCTCTGCTCATAATCAGATATAAGGCAGGAAGACTCTGTATGTTGCTTTAGTCTCAAAAATACCCAATTCATTAGACATCTCCAGAATTTCAGAATTACAGTGACCACACAGATTCTAATACAGGTCCAGAAACTACTTGCTCTCATTCAAAGACGGTCAAATAAGAGACACTGCTCATTTTCTTGTTATGACAGTGTGGGATTAGAACACTCTGAGCAAAAATAATAATCCTGGAGATTAGGTTTGTTAACATTACCCTAAGAGGGTTCAAACCACAGTCTGCACTCCTCAAGCATGGGCTCTTACTACTGGGGTACTTCTGGAGCTCTTTTGCAAGGAACACTGTAAGGATACAGACACTGATGACTGAGAGGTCCTTGGCTGCTTTGGAAATGCCAATGGTAGAAGTAGGACAGAGAAGCAGACAGAATGACACACTGCTGCCTGGGTGCATTTTTTATATAGTTACTCTGGTTTCTTTAAGCAATCAGCCTTTcacatacatttttttatattaatatagtATCTTCACTAGAGAGgataaaagggaaagaaaacaagaaacaatgTTAGACTGACAATACTCTGTCTGGCATGCAACTGTGATACCTAAGCAGTAAGAGTAATCTAAAACTGATACAAGTTatatctttttcattttttaagatttaaagaAAGTTCCAGGTAACATACCTCCAGATATAGCTAAACTTGATTTGTCCAACAACAAAATTAGACAGCTACGAGCCAAGGAGTTTGAAGATGTCAGTGAACTGAAGATATTAAACCTAAATAGTAATGGAATAACATACATTGATCCTggtaagaataattttaaatatttatttaaactgaTTTCTCTTTCATTAAATACTGTCTTTATCAGATACAAACTGATATCTGGTGGGAGGAAAGAAGGATTTAAAAATCTAGAAGCTGGTgcaaattttacattttgtacCTTTCAGTTCAAAGGTTTGCACTAAAATATACTCATCATGAAAATCAAGAGCAAGACATATTTCAGTTGCCCTTTCTTAATACTAAACTGACCAAGTGCAAAAAGTAATTCTGGAACCTGAAGGCTAACAGTTTTCAAATAAGAAGttgaatgattttttaaatatctctgCCACATCTAAGAAAACATGTCATATAAGGAGGCTACTTTTCAATTATATTCTATGGTAAAATAACAGACAAACCTAAAGGATTTAAACTCTTTCTGGTTAAAAATCCCTATATATAATTGCTTTTAAGTTATATTTTATTAGGACTCAAGTGCTCTTATTGGCAATT from Poecile atricapillus isolate bPoeAtr1 chromosome Z, bPoeAtr1.hap1, whole genome shotgun sequence encodes:
- the LOC131573213 gene encoding leucine-rich repeat-containing protein 17-like; this encodes MQVVTIILLLLLCNASDCRRTRNRSLRNNGRENILRRASSTVKRNAQGLTCDIYTYLHEKYLDCQERKLVFVAPDWPEDIKHMLLARNRIRKLKNNMFSKYKVLKSLDLQQNDISKIESEAFYGLDKLTTLLLQHNQIKILSEEIFIYTPSLNYLRLYDNPWHCSCELETLVTMLQVPTNRNLGNYAKCVHPIELKNQKLKQIKADELCSEKDRQDPKNIKREKPEPVKPEFDSSLCHMYVFPVTTLNCKRKDLKKVPGNIPPDIAKLDLSNNKIRQLRAKEFEDVSELKILNLNSNGITYIDPAAFSGLNNLEELDLSNNSLQNFEYGVLEDLYFLKILWLRDNPWRCDYNIHYLFYWLKHHYNVHYNGLECKMPEEYKGWSVGKYVRSYYEECPKDKLPIYPETFDLDKDDEEWERHKEQTVQTVKKHGVIVTVIG